One Synechococcus sp. PROS-9-1 DNA window includes the following coding sequences:
- a CDS encoding RNA polymerase sigma factor RpoD/SigA, translating to MVSSLSAFLGEIGRHQLLTPEQELTLGRKVQAMATLTGRCTMAGGEGDACVYNDEEKRTIKRGEKAKNQMITANLRLVVNLAKRYQGKGLDLLDLIQEGTLGLTRAVEKYDPTRGHRFSTYAYWWIRQGLNRALSTQSRTIRIPVNVNEKLTKLRAAKARLMQSNGLAPSAELLAESMKLPISEVEDLLGCELRSVTVSLQGVVKSKSDPSELVDVLPSDEIPPMERAEIAERTDSAWKLLDNSNLTPKERTIVMLRFGLDGSHEWRTLAEVARQMNCSREYCRQVVQRALRKLRKTSIQHGLVEPAY from the coding sequence ATGGTGAGTTCTCTGAGTGCTTTTCTCGGCGAAATAGGTCGGCATCAACTGTTGACGCCTGAGCAGGAATTAACCCTGGGCCGCAAGGTGCAGGCCATGGCAACTCTCACCGGGCGCTGCACGATGGCAGGTGGAGAAGGAGATGCATGCGTTTACAACGACGAAGAGAAACGCACAATTAAGCGAGGAGAAAAGGCAAAAAATCAAATGATTACGGCCAATTTAAGGCTGGTTGTCAATCTTGCAAAGCGTTATCAAGGCAAGGGACTTGATCTTCTTGACCTCATCCAAGAGGGCACTCTCGGACTGACCAGAGCTGTTGAAAAATACGATCCCACCCGAGGCCATCGTTTTTCTACCTACGCCTATTGGTGGATTCGTCAAGGTTTGAACCGCGCCCTCTCTACGCAAAGCAGAACGATTCGTATCCCTGTAAATGTCAATGAAAAACTGACGAAATTACGTGCTGCCAAAGCGCGTCTCATGCAAAGCAATGGACTTGCCCCATCCGCGGAGCTATTGGCCGAAAGCATGAAGCTGCCGATCAGCGAAGTCGAGGACTTGTTGGGCTGTGAACTTCGCAGTGTCACGGTGAGCCTTCAGGGTGTGGTGAAGTCGAAATCCGATCCATCGGAATTGGTGGATGTGCTGCCAAGCGACGAAATCCCACCGATGGAGCGAGCTGAAATTGCTGAGCGCACAGACTCCGCCTGGAAGCTGCTCGACAATTCGAACCTGACTCCAAAAGAGAGAACCATCGTCATGCTTCGGTTTGGGCTTGATGGAAGCCACGAGTGGCGCACCCTTGCCGAAGTTGCTCGACAGATGAATTGCAGCAGAGAATATTGCCGCCAGGTGGTGCAAAGGGCATTGCGCAAACTGCGTAAAACCAGCATCCAACATGGTTTAGTGGAACCCGCCTACTAA
- a CDS encoding YkvA family protein, producing the protein MTDASSGTDSVFEADVIDSSVIDEGAFQRLLRRAGRTIAAPALEALEMVLDQATPPQARLTMLAGLTYLLIPTDLIPDFLPVAGFSDDLVALTAVIGLCSKHITPEIRLRAQRRLDRWFPLGRS; encoded by the coding sequence ATGACTGATGCCTCTTCTGGCACCGATTCCGTTTTTGAAGCTGACGTGATCGACAGCTCCGTCATTGATGAGGGAGCTTTTCAACGGTTGCTCAGGCGCGCGGGAAGAACGATTGCGGCTCCAGCCCTCGAAGCCCTTGAGATGGTGCTGGATCAGGCCACTCCTCCTCAAGCCAGGCTCACCATGCTGGCAGGGCTGACCTACCTGCTCATACCAACCGACCTCATTCCCGACTTTCTTCCTGTCGCAGGGTTTAGCGATGACCTTGTTGCCTTGACAGCTGTGATCGGTTTATGCAGTAAACACATCACACCAGAAATCCGTCTACGGGCACAACGCAGACTGGATCGATGGTTTCCCCTCGGACGCTCATGA
- a CDS encoding phosphate-starvation-inducible PsiE family protein, translating into MPQARRKRRTFLLLVDSAEQQVAKLLTVITAVVIVAALTQLTIRVSLALIDTDSNSYWLGDGLIKILGDLLTVLIALEVLQNVTSYLRKHVIQIELVLVTALTAVARKVIVLPAGSENKPQLLIGLGIASIALAGSYWLVKRSTPLDSAARQEEWSSQANTERAIASQDADLSSPGGGDDGLESRADHPR; encoded by the coding sequence GTGCCTCAGGCCCGTCGCAAGCGTCGAACTTTCCTACTGCTCGTTGACTCCGCAGAGCAACAAGTAGCCAAGCTGCTCACGGTCATCACAGCCGTGGTGATTGTGGCGGCCCTGACTCAACTCACCATCCGAGTCAGCCTTGCGCTGATTGACACCGATAGCAATTCCTATTGGCTCGGTGATGGGCTCATCAAAATTCTTGGAGATCTGCTAACCGTCCTGATTGCCCTGGAAGTCCTTCAGAACGTCACCAGCTACCTCAGGAAACATGTCATCCAGATTGAACTCGTTCTGGTAACAGCTCTAACGGCTGTTGCCAGAAAAGTGATTGTTTTACCTGCAGGATCGGAAAACAAACCGCAACTCCTTATAGGGCTTGGTATTGCTTCGATTGCCCTTGCTGGCTCCTACTGGCTCGTCAAACGCTCAACCCCTCTTGATTCAGCGGCAAGACAGGAGGAGTGGAGTTCACAGGCCAATACAGAGCGAGCCATAGCGTCCCAGGATGCGGATCTGTCCTCACCAGGCGGTGGCGACGATGGGCTGGAATCAAGAGCTGATCACCCACGCTGA
- a CDS encoding c-type cytochrome, giving the protein MIRLLSSILLAVMLLWPSTALAVESGASLFQNNCASCHPNGENIIRRGRTLKIKALTKRGLDSSEAIAQVARAGIGQMSGYADALGEGGDVIVAEWVWQQAQNAWTQG; this is encoded by the coding sequence ATGATTCGACTCCTCTCATCAATCCTGCTTGCCGTGATGCTCTTGTGGCCGTCAACAGCACTTGCCGTTGAGTCTGGAGCCTCGTTATTTCAAAACAATTGCGCGAGCTGCCACCCCAATGGCGAAAACATTATTCGTCGAGGCCGCACACTGAAGATCAAAGCTTTGACAAAGCGTGGACTCGATAGCAGTGAGGCCATCGCGCAAGTCGCCCGAGCAGGAATCGGACAAATGAGTGGTTACGCCGATGCCCTTGGTGAGGGAGGGGATGTGATTGTGGCCGAATGGGTTTGGCAACAAGCTCAAAATGCCTGGACCCAGGGATAA
- a CDS encoding YciI family protein: MARFVLWGTYCDGALQKREPFRDEHLAGLRELKEQGILITLGPTEGSTHVFAIFESDSKASVCALLEQDVYWREGIWTQLDVYPWVQAF, translated from the coding sequence ATGGCACGTTTTGTTCTTTGGGGAACATATTGTGATGGCGCACTTCAAAAGCGTGAGCCTTTTCGCGATGAGCATCTTGCTGGACTGCGTGAGCTCAAAGAACAGGGAATATTAATCACGCTGGGCCCTACAGAAGGCAGCACGCACGTGTTTGCGATTTTTGAATCAGACAGTAAAGCAAGCGTTTGTGCTCTGCTTGAACAAGACGTGTATTGGCGTGAAGGGATTTGGACTCAGTTGGATGTTTATCCCTGGGTCCAGGCATTTTGA
- the trpA gene encoding tryptophan synthase subunit alpha — protein MTEQLSRIEAVFSRTAQEQRMALMPFLMAGDPDLSATAEVLLSLQANGADIVELGIPYTDPLADGPVIQAAAFRALAQKTTPAKVIEMLAGLKDQLSMPVILFTYTNPLLNRGPERFFKEAAAAGAAGLVVPDLPLEEAERLSPLAARFGLDLVLLVAPTTPQNRMKRIAQSSRGFTYLVSVTGVTGERVKLQDRVATLVSDLKACNSGPVAVGFGISGPEQVLQVKQWGADGAIVGSALVKRIAAASPGNAALEAGEFCRQLREAAG, from the coding sequence GTGACGGAACAACTTTCCAGGATTGAAGCGGTTTTCTCCCGAACGGCTCAGGAACAACGCATGGCATTGATGCCATTTCTGATGGCAGGGGATCCAGATCTAAGTGCAACCGCTGAAGTGCTCCTGAGCCTTCAAGCCAATGGCGCTGACATTGTGGAGCTTGGCATCCCCTACACGGATCCATTGGCTGATGGGCCTGTGATTCAGGCTGCTGCCTTTCGGGCCTTGGCGCAAAAGACCACGCCAGCGAAAGTGATCGAGATGTTGGCTGGCTTGAAAGATCAGCTCAGCATGCCTGTGATTCTGTTTACATACACCAACCCGCTCCTCAATCGAGGACCGGAGCGCTTCTTTAAGGAAGCTGCTGCTGCTGGTGCTGCAGGCTTAGTGGTGCCTGATCTTCCTTTAGAGGAAGCAGAGAGATTGTCGCCTTTGGCTGCAAGGTTTGGATTGGATTTGGTCTTACTCGTTGCACCAACAACACCACAAAATCGCATGAAGAGGATTGCTCAATCCAGTCGTGGGTTCACGTATTTGGTGAGTGTGACCGGTGTGACCGGAGAGCGCGTCAAGCTCCAGGATCGAGTAGCGACTTTGGTCAGCGATTTAAAGGCCTGTAACAGCGGTCCGGTGGCTGTTGGGTTTGGGATTTCTGGTCCTGAACAAGTTTTGCAAGTGAAACAGTGGGGGGCTGATGGTGCAATTGTTGGCAGTGCTTTGGTTAAACGAATTGCTGCTGCATCGCCAGGGAATGCTGCACTAGAAGCGGGAGAGTTTTGCCGGCAACTGAGGGAGGCTGCTGGATGA
- a CDS encoding DUF3007 family protein — translation MTRAGVLKLGLGLLLAGGVGFWLFKAAGFEGFSAGIAAEAVLVVIVVGWTGSYLFRVVTGQMTYMQQRRRYRKEYDQLTTDQLQARFDALSPDEQQALLASLNLDESESEQTTEP, via the coding sequence TTGACGCGTGCCGGTGTTCTCAAGCTTGGTCTAGGTCTTTTACTCGCTGGGGGTGTTGGTTTTTGGCTGTTTAAGGCCGCAGGATTTGAGGGGTTTTCAGCGGGAATCGCTGCTGAGGCCGTGTTGGTGGTAATTGTCGTGGGCTGGACAGGCTCCTACCTGTTCAGGGTGGTGACGGGGCAGATGACGTACATGCAGCAGCGACGCCGCTATAGAAAGGAGTACGACCAACTCACAACCGATCAGCTTCAGGCTCGTTTTGATGCTTTAAGTCCGGATGAGCAGCAAGCCCTGCTCGCCTCTCTCAATTTGGATGAGTCTGAATCGGAACAGACCACAGAACCGTAG
- a CDS encoding NAD(P)H-quinone oxidoreductase subunit L, with product MSIENLLSSVSLDTLLVIGGYAALGGLYLVVMPLALFFWMNWRWHVMGKIERFSVYGLVFFFFPGMIVFAPFLNLRLSGQGEV from the coding sequence GTGTCCATCGAGAATCTCCTGTCTTCGGTCTCCTTAGACACGCTGCTTGTAATCGGTGGCTATGCCGCTTTGGGTGGCCTCTACTTAGTAGTCATGCCACTCGCACTCTTCTTTTGGATGAATTGGCGTTGGCACGTCATGGGGAAAATTGAGCGCTTCTCTGTGTATGGGCTGGTTTTCTTCTTCTTCCCAGGAATGATTGTGTTCGCACCATTCCTTAATCTCCGCCTCAGCGGTCAAGGGGAGGTTTAG
- the pyrC gene encoding dihydroorotase produces MSFADRLVMRRPDDWHVHLRDGPMLEAVLFATARVFGRAVVMPNLRPPITTVGAARRYRKRIEDALSEGLVFTPLMTAYLTDDLDPNELERGFVEGVFAAAKLYPANATTNSADGVSDLVLIAPLLERMEAIDMPLLIHGEVTDPDVDVFDREAVFIERHLIPLRERHPGLRIVLEHITTEQAVDYVANGDQRLAATITPHHLHLNRNAMFVGGLKSDFYCLPVVKRECHRRALVKAATSGLPCFFLGTDSAPHLRSGKESACGCAGIFNAMHAIESYAAVFEQEGALDRLEAFASEFGPRFYGLPLNTDTIALVRQTQIVPQQLTLPPGGLEELDSGEAPVLFHAGESLAWSVDLMDRA; encoded by the coding sequence ATGAGCTTCGCGGATCGTCTGGTCATGCGTCGTCCGGATGACTGGCATGTCCATCTCCGAGATGGACCCATGTTGGAAGCGGTGCTGTTTGCAACGGCCAGAGTGTTTGGAAGAGCGGTTGTGATGCCGAATCTTCGCCCCCCTATTACCACCGTTGGAGCGGCTCGAAGGTATCGCAAGAGGATCGAGGACGCGCTGAGCGAGGGCTTGGTTTTTACACCGTTGATGACTGCGTATCTGACGGATGACCTTGATCCAAATGAGTTGGAGAGAGGTTTTGTTGAGGGGGTGTTTGCAGCAGCGAAGCTCTATCCAGCCAATGCAACAACCAATTCAGCGGATGGTGTGAGCGATCTGGTTTTGATTGCGCCTTTGCTGGAAAGGATGGAGGCGATCGATATGCCCTTGCTGATCCATGGAGAAGTCACCGATCCAGACGTGGATGTGTTTGATCGGGAGGCGGTTTTTATCGAACGCCATCTCATCCCTTTGCGTGAGCGTCACCCTGGATTGCGGATTGTTTTAGAGCACATCACCACAGAGCAAGCTGTGGATTACGTGGCCAATGGAGACCAACGTTTGGCGGCCACAATTACGCCCCATCACCTCCATCTCAACCGCAATGCGATGTTTGTGGGTGGCTTGAAAAGCGATTTTTACTGTCTTCCTGTAGTCAAGAGAGAATGTCACCGTCGCGCTTTGGTGAAGGCGGCGACGAGCGGCCTTCCTTGCTTCTTCCTCGGGACGGATTCAGCCCCCCATCTCCGCTCGGGTAAAGAGTCTGCTTGCGGTTGTGCCGGGATTTTCAACGCCATGCACGCCATTGAGAGCTATGCCGCTGTGTTCGAACAGGAGGGTGCTCTGGATCGCTTGGAGGCTTTTGCAAGTGAATTTGGTCCGCGCTTCTACGGTTTGCCCTTAAACACTGACACCATTGCGTTGGTGCGTCAGACGCAGATCGTGCCCCAGCAGCTCACTCTTCCTCCAGGCGGTTTAGAAGAATTGGACTCAGGAGAAGCGCCTGTTTTGTTTCATGCCGGTGAGTCTTTGGCTTGGTCTGTTGACTTGATGGATCGGGCTTAG
- a CDS encoding SulP family inorganic anion transporter, producing the protein MLLNHISTRNIRGDAFGGLTAAVVALPMALAFGVASGAGAAAGLWGAVIIGLVAALFGGTSTLISEPTGPMTVVFTAVILNFTSQIPDRATALALAFMVVMLAGLFQILFGLCRLGRYITMMPYTVISGFMSGIGVILVILQLAPFLGQSSPTGGVIGTLTSLPQLISGAQPLEFLLALITLLILWFTPENWKRFCPPQLLALVVGTILSLTVFANAGLSRIPEFSADFPSFQPPTFSAITPDLLRLMVVNGAVLGMLGCIDALLTSVVADSLTRTEHNSNKELIGQGLGNLVSGLFGGLPGAGATMGTVVNIQAGGRSALSGIVRAIILMLVILVAAPLASRIPLAVLAGIALKVGFDIIDWSFLMRAHHLSMKAACITYGVIGLTVLVDLIWAVFIGVFVANVLTIERMTALQSKGVKTISTTDDDVTLPLVEQALLDRASGRLLLFQLTGPMIFGVAKTINREHNAIDACEAVLFDLSEVSHLGVTASLALENAIKEAVEVGRSVYVVVLPGATRKRLEKLKLLALLPENHVSANRYEVLLNAVNQLPALQEISS; encoded by the coding sequence GTGCTCCTGAATCACATCAGCACCCGCAACATCCGGGGTGATGCCTTTGGTGGGCTAACCGCAGCTGTGGTTGCACTTCCAATGGCGCTGGCTTTTGGAGTGGCTTCTGGTGCTGGTGCGGCAGCAGGGCTGTGGGGTGCTGTGATTATTGGCCTGGTGGCGGCACTGTTTGGCGGGACATCCACGCTGATCTCTGAGCCCACTGGTCCGATGACGGTGGTGTTCACTGCGGTGATTCTCAATTTCACCAGCCAAATCCCAGACCGAGCGACAGCGTTGGCTCTGGCTTTCATGGTGGTAATGCTCGCAGGCCTTTTCCAAATCCTGTTTGGGCTGTGTCGATTAGGCAGATACATCACGATGATGCCTTACACCGTGATTTCAGGCTTTATGTCTGGCATTGGTGTGATTCTGGTCATTCTTCAGTTGGCCCCATTTTTGGGACAGAGCAGTCCAACTGGTGGTGTGATCGGGACGCTAACCAGTCTTCCTCAATTGATTTCGGGCGCACAACCACTGGAGTTTTTATTAGCTCTGATTACCTTGCTAATCCTTTGGTTTACCCCTGAAAACTGGAAGCGTTTTTGCCCTCCCCAACTTCTCGCTCTTGTTGTGGGAACAATCCTTTCACTTACAGTATTTGCGAATGCGGGATTGAGCCGAATTCCAGAGTTTTCAGCTGATTTCCCTAGTTTTCAGCCCCCTACCTTTTCAGCAATCACCCCGGATTTGCTTCGATTAATGGTGGTGAACGGAGCTGTGTTGGGCATGCTCGGTTGCATTGATGCCCTGCTTACTTCTGTTGTGGCAGACAGTCTGACGAGGACGGAACACAATTCTAATAAAGAATTAATAGGACAGGGCTTGGGGAATTTGGTGTCTGGTTTGTTTGGTGGCTTGCCAGGCGCCGGCGCCACGATGGGAACGGTTGTCAATATTCAGGCAGGTGGCCGTTCTGCTCTTTCAGGAATTGTTAGAGCGATCATCTTGATGCTTGTCATTTTGGTGGCAGCACCTTTGGCTTCGCGCATTCCCTTAGCTGTGCTTGCAGGTATTGCTCTCAAGGTTGGATTTGACATTATCGACTGGAGTTTTTTAATGCGTGCTCATCATCTATCGATGAAGGCGGCATGCATCACCTATGGAGTGATTGGACTCACGGTTCTTGTTGATCTGATTTGGGCGGTCTTTATTGGAGTTTTTGTTGCCAATGTTTTAACGATTGAACGCATGACGGCCCTTCAGTCCAAGGGCGTGAAGACGATTAGTACGACCGATGATGATGTGACTCTTCCGCTTGTAGAACAAGCACTGCTCGATCGAGCTTCTGGGCGATTGTTGCTCTTTCAGCTCACCGGTCCAATGATTTTTGGTGTTGCTAAAACCATCAATCGTGAGCACAACGCGATTGATGCCTGTGAAGCTGTTTTGTTTGATCTCAGCGAAGTCTCTCACCTTGGAGTGACTGCCTCACTAGCGCTTGAGAATGCGATTAAGGAGGCTGTCGAGGTGGGACGTTCGGTTTATGTGGTGGTCTTGCCAGGCGCAACTCGTAAGCGTTTGGAGAAACTTAAGTTGCTAGCCCTTCTTCCTGAGAATCATGTCAGCGCAAATCGCTATGAGGTGTTGCTGAATGCAGTGAATCAATTGCCTGCGCTTCAGGAGATATCTTCTTAG
- a CDS encoding calcium/sodium antiporter: MPDFLISTLELLVGIGLLFGGGELFVEGAVILAVILGVPQLVIGLTVVSLGTSAPEFFVSISSVLKGADALAVSNVVGSNIFNVLVVLGCSALVLPLRVESRLVRRDVPLLLAVSAAAWGMASAGRVTWQSGVALLLALVINTVWEIRTAREEPEEMEPAEPEIDLGTAKQGWIKATIRLLVGIVVLGFGAQLLVKGASAVALNLGVSEAVIGLTIVSAGTSMPELITSLVAALRGRTDLAIGNVVGSCLLNLLLVLAGGALAAGARGLNVTPDLIHDDMPVMILTSLACLPIFWTKGRISRLEGGLLVALYVLYITDNVLPRTGLSSWSDEFRLIMVCVVLPAVVVLITVQAARYWRQLKRKGA; the protein is encoded by the coding sequence ATGCCTGACTTTCTGATCTCTACCCTCGAACTCTTGGTGGGAATCGGACTCCTCTTTGGAGGTGGAGAGTTATTCGTAGAAGGTGCGGTAATTCTCGCCGTCATCCTCGGCGTCCCTCAGCTGGTGATTGGCCTGACAGTGGTTTCGCTTGGCACCAGCGCGCCAGAATTTTTTGTAAGCATCAGTTCGGTGTTGAAAGGGGCTGATGCGCTCGCCGTCAGCAACGTGGTGGGAAGCAACATTTTCAATGTGTTGGTCGTGCTCGGCTGCAGCGCCCTCGTTCTTCCCCTGAGAGTGGAAAGCCGCTTAGTGAGAAGGGATGTCCCCCTTCTGCTCGCCGTGTCGGCTGCTGCTTGGGGGATGGCATCTGCGGGACGCGTGACCTGGCAATCAGGTGTTGCTCTGTTGCTGGCTCTTGTCATCAACACCGTCTGGGAAATCCGAACCGCACGGGAGGAACCAGAGGAGATGGAGCCTGCCGAACCAGAGATCGACTTGGGAACCGCCAAACAGGGCTGGATCAAAGCAACGATTCGACTGTTGGTTGGCATCGTTGTTCTTGGCTTCGGCGCCCAACTTCTTGTTAAAGGAGCCAGCGCCGTTGCCTTAAACCTCGGTGTGAGTGAGGCAGTGATCGGACTCACGATTGTTTCGGCTGGCACCTCCATGCCTGAGTTAATTACCTCGCTGGTCGCCGCATTGCGAGGGAGAACCGATCTCGCCATCGGCAACGTTGTGGGTAGCTGTCTCTTAAATCTTCTTCTCGTCCTTGCTGGGGGTGCCTTGGCGGCAGGAGCAAGAGGTCTGAATGTCACGCCGGATTTAATCCATGACGACATGCCTGTGATGATTCTGACCAGCCTGGCTTGCCTGCCAATCTTCTGGACCAAAGGTCGAATCAGCAGACTTGAGGGTGGCTTGCTGGTGGCTTTATACGTTCTGTACATCACTGACAACGTTCTTCCCCGCACTGGGCTGTCGTCTTGGTCAGACGAATTCCGTCTCATCATGGTTTGCGTTGTGCTGCCAGCCGTTGTTGTGCTCATCACGGTGCAAGCAGCTCGCTACTGGAGACAGCTCAAACGAAAGGGCGCATAA
- the gorA gene encoding glutathione-disulfide reductase: protein MEQSFDLVVLGAGSGGLAAAKRAVRYGAKVAIVEGDRVGGTCVIRGCVPKKLLVYGSLLSEQLEGASSYGVSVEGATFDTSVLLRNVRHEVDRLNALHIEFLAKAGVELITGWGRFLDPHRIGVSRAREGEIDQVLQAKRVMISVGGRPFRPNVPGAELAWVSDDMFLQERFPDQVVVVGAGFIACEFAGILRGLGVGVTQLVRGEQLLRGFDRELSGVVQEGMQDKGIDLRFGQGLAAIEGQSNDLTVVTKSGDRLPCGGVLLATGRQPFLSGLGLEAAGVAVEGHRIPVDADQVTNLPHVFAVGDVTDRICLTPVAVDEGRAFADSVFGRTPRQVNHNLVASAVFSQPELATVGLSEEEAIAKLGADQVVVHRARFRSMAQALPKHGPRCLLKLVLEVSSGKVLGCHMVGEHAAEIIQMAAIAVGMGATKADFDRTMALHPTVSEEFVTMA from the coding sequence ATGGAACAAAGCTTTGATCTTGTGGTCCTGGGTGCTGGGTCTGGAGGTTTGGCTGCAGCCAAACGTGCTGTCCGTTATGGAGCCAAGGTGGCGATTGTGGAGGGAGATCGCGTGGGCGGTACCTGCGTGATTCGTGGTTGCGTGCCGAAAAAGCTGCTTGTGTACGGCTCTCTTCTTTCAGAACAACTCGAGGGTGCGTCCAGTTATGGCGTGAGTGTTGAGGGGGCAACGTTTGATACGTCTGTGCTTTTGCGCAATGTTCGGCATGAGGTGGATCGCTTAAATGCACTTCACATCGAGTTTTTAGCCAAAGCTGGTGTGGAGCTGATCACAGGTTGGGGGCGTTTTCTTGACCCTCATCGCATTGGTGTGTCCAGGGCGCGCGAGGGCGAGATCGATCAGGTGCTGCAGGCCAAGCGGGTGATGATTTCAGTGGGTGGGCGCCCTTTTCGGCCGAATGTTCCAGGGGCTGAGCTTGCTTGGGTCAGCGATGACATGTTTTTGCAGGAGCGTTTTCCGGACCAAGTTGTGGTTGTGGGAGCTGGATTCATTGCTTGTGAATTTGCTGGCATCCTGCGAGGCCTTGGTGTTGGGGTGACCCAATTGGTGCGTGGCGAACAGCTTTTGCGAGGGTTTGATCGCGAACTTTCAGGAGTGGTGCAGGAGGGTATGCAGGACAAGGGCATCGACCTGCGCTTTGGACAAGGCCTTGCTGCGATTGAGGGTCAATCAAACGATTTAACTGTCGTGACCAAGAGCGGGGATCGTCTGCCCTGTGGCGGGGTCCTGTTGGCGACGGGGCGTCAACCATTTCTTTCAGGCCTGGGTCTCGAAGCTGCTGGCGTGGCGGTCGAGGGGCATCGGATCCCAGTTGATGCCGATCAAGTCACCAATCTTCCCCATGTTTTTGCGGTCGGAGACGTGACGGATCGCATTTGCTTGACCCCCGTCGCCGTGGATGAGGGGCGTGCCTTTGCAGATAGTGTTTTTGGAAGGACTCCTCGGCAGGTGAATCACAACTTGGTGGCAAGTGCTGTGTTCAGTCAGCCGGAGCTAGCCACAGTTGGCTTATCGGAGGAGGAGGCGATCGCCAAGCTCGGTGCGGATCAGGTTGTGGTTCATCGCGCGCGTTTTCGCTCCATGGCTCAGGCTTTGCCTAAACACGGTCCCCGTTGCTTGTTGAAGCTGGTCTTGGAGGTGAGCAGCGGGAAGGTGCTCGGATGTCACATGGTTGGCGAGCATGCGGCAGAAATTATCCAGATGGCTGCTATCGCCGTGGGGATGGGGGCGACCAAGGCCGATTTCGATCGCACGATGGCCTTGCACCCCACGGTTTCAGAGGAGTTTGTGACGATGGCCTGA
- a CDS encoding ParB-like protein, whose product MEICPLHLPEYARIPDHTKGFKLFEVAVAELQPTQMCVGMAEVWNRQRDFREESPEERRRYLNRKPVPLVRNQLGQLWMVDRHHRLRALFEMVPTITTYGYVIDELTSNTREEALQALHNKGWLYLHDGRGNGPWPAKDLPATLLGLQDDPYRSLVWKLKQEGVIKPQPLIPYHEFRWGLWLRTRPMPPFSSKHLDPALPAARRLARSSAASHLAGWKGVDA is encoded by the coding sequence ATTGAGATCTGCCCTCTGCATCTTCCTGAATACGCCCGAATACCAGATCACACCAAAGGGTTCAAGCTTTTTGAGGTGGCCGTTGCTGAACTGCAACCCACACAGATGTGTGTGGGGATGGCTGAGGTATGGAACCGGCAACGCGATTTCCGTGAGGAAAGTCCCGAAGAACGACGTCGGTATCTCAATCGCAAGCCAGTTCCTTTGGTACGTAATCAGCTTGGACAGCTTTGGATGGTGGATCGTCATCACCGCCTCCGAGCCTTGTTCGAAATGGTTCCAACGATCACGACGTATGGCTATGTGATCGACGAGCTAACGAGTAACACCAGGGAGGAGGCGCTCCAAGCCCTACACAACAAGGGGTGGCTCTACCTTCACGACGGCAGAGGCAATGGCCCATGGCCAGCGAAAGACCTTCCCGCCACATTGCTTGGCCTCCAGGATGATCCTTACCGCAGCCTGGTTTGGAAACTGAAGCAGGAGGGAGTGATCAAGCCACAGCCCTTAATTCCTTATCACGAGTTCCGTTGGGGGCTCTGGTTGCGAACTCGGCCCATGCCTCCGTTCAGCTCAAAACATTTGGATCCAGCTCTGCCTGCAGCGCGCAGACTGGCTCGCTCATCAGCTGCATCCCACCTAGCCGGATGGAAAGGCGTTGATGCCTAA